The Paenibacillus sp. RC334 nucleotide sequence ATGCACAGTTTGTTACAGGACAAACCATTGGCGTTGATGGCGGAACTACTATGCTCTCTTAATAGGCGTGAGGAAAAAATTTAATTTTACTTCATGAGGTTAGCTAGTATGAATACTGGCTGGCCTTTTTCGCATGAGTTGGGAAGGACCTGGAGCGATCAATACACCATCAGACAAATGAGGCCGATCAGCAGCTCGGTCGCACAAAAATGAACTCAAAAGGAGAAAGTACACTTGTCCTGTTCAATATGTGCTCACATCGGTCCTCATAATCTGGGAATCCGCGATATCCTGAAGCCAATCTAAAGCCCAAAGGCGATGTTTACGCTCTTAATTGGTCCAGGAACAATTTCTTCAGGATCTTGAACTGTTTTGCCTCTTCTACCTGGGTATGAAATGCCGCAATGCCATTCAGCATAGCCATTTTCTTGGAAAAATTCCCAAAAACGTTCATCATGGTAATGATGGTATCGGTAGTCATATGGTCCGTCCTTACGGAGCCGTCTTGCTCTCCAAGTAAGGCAAGCTCGCTGAAAAGCGCGATCAGTTTGTTGTATTGTGCCTGATAGATTTCTATATCTTCCAGAGGTTCTTTTGACATCGCAACGTAACATTCAAATGCTTCAATAAGTTTAGAGTTTCGTTGATGCTCTGTGTTCTGAAAAAAGATGAGCACACCGAAAATTCTGTCCAGCTTGTCGTAACAGTTGCCTTTGCCCCTAACAATTTCCGATAACACCTCAAATTCGGATTGGACAATCCTGGAAGCTACGGACACAATCAATTGCTCCTTTTTAGGGAAATAACGGAAGATGGTAGCTACGCCCAAACTCGCCTCCTTGGCGATTTCCTGCATCGTAGCTTGTTCAAACCCTTTATTGGTAAAAACGATCTGGGCTGCTTCAATAATATTTCTGCGTCGCGTTAATCTCAGATTGCTGCGCTCATGTTCAAGTCTTTGACTAGGTTGAATGAGGAAGACCTCCTTACAGGATTCAGCTTCAATTATGCTAGCAAAGATGCCTCTTGCTTGTCAATGAACATGCTTGTTAAACATAGCGAAGCACACAGATTAACTTTTACCTGGCTCACGAAGCAAAGTTGGACCTGCAGCAAGATACGAAGCTTTTCCAATCTAAGTATCTCTTCAATATGGAAGTGTTCTGCGTGGCCATAACTTTGGGTATAGTTGCACCCACATTCTCAAAATGATATCATTACTATCATGATGATAGCTATAATATCATTTAAAAAAACATATTAACTTTACTGGAGGATGAGCCCAATGGCATACAATGAAAATATTAAAATTGGTAATTTATTAAACCATGAGGAAGCGTTTGCTGTACTGCAAAAACATTTGCCTGAATTTGTAAAAGAACCAACATTTAAGATGGCTTCCAATTTCACTTTGGATCAGCTGGTGGCCCTTCCTCAAGTGAACATTCCCCTTTCTACACTAGAAGCAATTAAGAATGATTTGGCTCCAATTGTGTTTGTAGCAGAAGAAACTCCACAAACCCACGCTGCTCCTTCTTCCAGAAAAAACGATGCTACGCTTGAGGGTAAAGTCATCACCATCACAGGTGCAGGAAGCGGAATTGGCCGGGCAAGCGCAGTGCTGATGGCATCAAGAAAGGCCAAGCTGGTGCTGGTTGACTTCAATACTGCTACAGGAGAAGAAACGCTGGAGCTTGTTCGTAAAAATGGTGGGGAGGCCGTTTTTGTTCAAGCTGACGTATCCCGAAGTGAGGATGTTCAGAACTATATACAGAAAGCAATTGAAACTTATGGAAAAATTGATGTGGCATTTAACAATGCTGGTATTTTGCAAAAATTCCAACCCTTTCATGAAATCTCAGAAGAAGAATTTTCGCGGGTGATTGGTGTTAATCTGAAAGGGATATTCTTTGGAATGAAGTATGCCCTGCAAGTGATGGAGAAACAAGGCTACGGTCATATCATCAATACCGCATCTACGACTGCAATACGTGCCGAGCACAGTTTGGCTGCCTACACTGCAAGCAAGCACGGAGTTGCAGGTTTAACAAAAGCAGCTGCAATCGAGTATGTGAGAAAAGGAATTCGCATAAATGCCATCTGTCCTGGGGGAGTGGCTACAACCTTAACAGCGGCTGTTCCTCAATCACTGCAAGAAAGCGGTTATGTACCAGAAGAATTCCCGAATATGCGGATTGGGCGTTATGCAGAGCCTGAAGAACTGGCTGAACTGGTTGCTTTCATGGCCTCGGATGGCTCAAGTTATATGACGGGGTCCATCATAGTGGCCGACGGCGGTCTTACGCTCTGATTCGAGATAGCAACAAAATAAAATAGATGTCGCATGTTTCACACTTGAGTGGATTTATGTCGGTTGTAAGGCTTCAGCAGAGGCACATCGCAGCAAGCGATGTGCCTCTGGTTTTTTTTATGTGACGGATTGTACATCAACCACAGACCACGAAAATGTTTGGGATGGAAGACTGCTCACGAATCTTTTTCAGAAGAACTGTCGCACTTGGCTTGACATTCCGTCATATAAAAAAAATAATAACTATAATAAATAGAATTGACTGGCGTTTTTCACATTACAGGAGGACTTCATATGGGCGTACGATTCCCACATATTTCTTGGAACTCTATTCGTTTAAAGCTGGTTGTAGGATTATTTGTCGTTACAGTACCACTTCTAGCACTGCTTATATACAACCATCATTACAGTATAAATGTTGTGCATAACCAAGTGGCAATTTCCAATAAAAACTTGATTTCTTTGTATATGGGGGAGATTGACACTCGATTGGAAGTTGTGGAGAAAAATATACTCGGTCTGGCTACAACCAATTATGATATTCAGTCCATGGGTATGCCTAACTCTGAAGATGAGTATCAGCTTGCGAAATACAATGTTTCATTGTATTTATCAAACAATATTCTTTTTAATAAATCAATTGATGCTTTTTTTGTATTTAATCATGATCGCCAAGATTTGCTTGATGTCTTCCAGTCTTCTGTTGCCTACTCAGAAAGAATGCAGGTTGAAAAAAATCTCGTTCAGCATTTAAATCAGCTTGCAAATTCATCTGAGCAGGCATCTCATGATTGGTATGTTAAAAAAATTGGGAACACGAACTATATTCTTCGTACCATAAAATCAGGTAACCTCTATATAGGAACTTGGGTAAATGCGCAGACCCTCCTAGGTCCTATGAATTTGATTAATTTAGGAGCTGATGGTCATGCACTGCTCGTTGATTCTCAAGGGAACCCTTTGGTTAATGCCAATTTCCTTCAGAATAATCAGGTTGACCTTTCAAGAGGATTTCAACAATATTATTTAACC carries:
- a CDS encoding TetR/AcrR family transcriptional regulator — encoded protein: MFASIIEAESCKEVFLIQPSQRLEHERSNLRLTRRRNIIEAAQIVFTNKGFEQATMQEIAKEASLGVATIFRYFPKKEQLIVSVASRIVQSEFEVLSEIVRGKGNCYDKLDRIFGVLIFFQNTEHQRNSKLIEAFECYVAMSKEPLEDIEIYQAQYNKLIALFSELALLGEQDGSVRTDHMTTDTIITMMNVFGNFSKKMAMLNGIAAFHTQVEEAKQFKILKKLFLDQLRA
- a CDS encoding glucose 1-dehydrogenase — translated: MFVAEETPQTHAAPSSRKNDATLEGKVITITGAGSGIGRASAVLMASRKAKLVLVDFNTATGEETLELVRKNGGEAVFVQADVSRSEDVQNYIQKAIETYGKIDVAFNNAGILQKFQPFHEISEEEFSRVIGVNLKGIFFGMKYALQVMEKQGYGHIINTASTTAIRAEHSLAAYTASKHGVAGLTKAAAIEYVRKGIRINAICPGGVATTLTAAVPQSLQESGYVPEEFPNMRIGRYAEPEELAELVAFMASDGSSYMTGSIIVADGGLTL